One window from the genome of Cryptococcus deuterogattii R265 chromosome 10, complete sequence encodes:
- a CDS encoding histone deacetylase HOS2: protein MTLTDYPTFSSSPFFYDPRNPVLPEAEEGHIRAHSNPSVAYYHPKNVGNYHYGERHPMRPHRLELTNQLVLSYGLHEKMSYHAPRAATEEELLQFHEADYVDFLKRVTPKNAQALTKDWTKFNVGDDCPIFYDLFSFCKQYAGGSLAAARKLSSGSADIAINWSGGLHHAKKGEASGFCYVNDIVLGILELLRYHPRVLYIDIDIHHGDGVQEAFYLSNRVLTVSFHKYAADFFPNTGNLSEIGSDLGKYFCLNVPLQDGIDDESYISLFKAVMEPTITIFKPSAIVLQCGADSLGCDRLGTFNLSIAAHGECVRFIKSFGLPLLALGGGGYRQSSVSRCWTYETGVLAGVQLSNELPQNNYYEFFAPDYKLHPPLTGKIQNLNTAKSLERIRISIREKLRYLGGAPSVQMQEIPPDLQGLLEEDEKSAAEKMDERIEERREGKGKETDWLDREVGGSGDGVGSGRYFGGARRRF, encoded by the exons ATGACTCTCACGGACTATCCAACATTCTCAAGCAGTCCTTTCTTTTACGATCCCCGGAATCCTGTATTACCggaggcagaagaaggccacATTCGA GCCCATTCAAATCCGTCGGTTGCCTACTACCATCCTAAAAATGTCGGGAATTATCATTATGGA GAACGACATCCTATGCGACCTCATCGACTGGAGTTGACAAACCAACTCGTACTCAGTTACGGGTTACACGAAAAAATGTCGTACCATGCCCCTCGTGCGGCCacagaagaggagttaCTGCAATTCCACGAAGCAGACTATGTTGATTTCCTTAAGCG AGTCACCCCAAAAAATGCTCAAGCACTAACAAAAGACTGGACGAAATTCAATGTCGGTGATGATTGTCCCATCTTCTACGATTTATTCTCTTTCTGCAAACAATATGCGGGTGGTTCACTCGCCGCGGCGAGGAAACTTTCAAGTGGAAGTGCAGACATTGCTATCAACTGGAGCGGTGGATTACATCATGCAAAGAAAGGTGAAGCAAGTGGATTTTGTTATGTGAATGATATCGTTTTGGGTATCCTTGAGCTTTTAAG ATATCATCCTCGAGTGCTCTACATTGATATCGACATCCATCATGGAGATGGCGTGCAGGAAGCCTTTTATCTCTCCAACCGTGTTCTCACCGTCTCCTTTCACAAATACGCTGCCGACTTCTTTCCTAACACTGGTAATTTATCAGAAATTGGGTCTGATCTGGGCAAGTATTTCTGTCTTAATGTCCCTTTGCAAGATGGCATCGATGATGAGTCCTACATATCACTGTTTAAAGCAGTGATGGAGCCAACCATCACTATATTCAAGCCTTCAGCTATTGTACTACAGTGCGGTGCAGATTCTCTAGGATGCGATAGATTGGGAACATTTAACCTCTCCATCGCCGCCCATGGAGAATGCGTTAGATTTATCAAATCTTTTGGGCTTCCTTTGCTGGCTCTTGGAGGGGGCGGCTATCGTCAATCGTCTGTTTCTCGCTGTTGGACATACGAAACTGGCGTTCTCGCCGGTGTTCAACTATCGAATGAACTCCCGCAAAACAACTATTACGAATTCTTCGCCCCCGATTACAAGCTTCATCCGCCATTAACAGGTAAAATCCAAAACCTCAATACTGCCAAGTCGCTTGAACGCATCAGAATATCTATTCGCGAAAAGCTCAGATATCTCGGTGGGGCGCCTAGCGTCCAAATGCAGGAGATTCCTCCCGATCTACAGGGCTTactggaggaagacgagaaatCGGCTGCCGAGAAGATGGACGAGAGGAtagaggagagaagggaaggaaaaggcaaGGAAACGGATTGGCTAGACAGAGAGGTTGGTGGTAGTGGTGATGGCGTCGGTTCAGGGAGGTATTTTGGTGgcgcgagaagaagattttAG
- a CDS encoding peroxin-10: MDAPVASSSSHYPQPPPPSPYADLSFEPASQAQILRSHQRDTAQIHRITELVSEITRSLAGTRWLTQKQTLIDLLVKVVYLSLTLGRGSQTLGEEYTDILPYSPRRRSFPSKTRRFLTIMFLLFPTILVSPASTSYIRTGGHSQPSSRWRIAREKIGEFLSSPLGKAIPELHMIVFLFRGRFFELARRLTGMSYISALPPTPPEQRPESYEPLGLLLLIPFIHRLLRPWLSSRAELPQPSSHETWITDTIHGGKAAESAPIIDADTSYDSPNTYLTQEALELPERQCTLCLEPRGTGEGSGGTVAVTECGHVFCWGCLGGLEKLECPLCRQSLRMERLIAAYNL, translated from the exons ATGGACGCACCCGTagcgtcttcttcatcccattatcctcaacctcctcctccgtcACCGTATGCCGATCTCTCCTTCGAACCTGCCTCGCAGGCCCAGATAT TGCGGTCTCATCAAAGGGATACTGCTCAGATCCATCGAATTACGGAGCTTGTATCGGAAATAACGAGGTCGTTGGCAG GAACCCGATGGCTGACCCAGAAGCAGACATTAATTGACCTACTTGTCAAAGTAGTTTATCTAAGTCTCACATTGGGCAGAGGAAGTCAGACACTCGGAGAAGAGTATACAGACATTCTCCCATATTCTCCAAGACGGagatcttttccttccaaAACA AGACGGTTTCTCACGATCATGTTTCTGCTTTTCCCAACAATCCTTGTGTCACCTGCATCTACCAGCTATATACGTACTGGCGGACATTCacaaccttcttcaaggtggaggataGCAAGGGAGAAGATTGGAGAGTTCCTAAGTTCTCCGCTTGGCAAGGCGATTCCAGAACTACACATGATAGTATTCTTATTTCGAGGACGATTTTTCGAACTTGCGAGACGCCTTACAGGCATGTCATAT ATATCGGCTCTACCGCCCACGCCACCCGAACAACGGCCCGAATCATACGAGCCCCTTGGCCTTCTCCTGCTCATTCCATTCATACACCGTTTGCTCCGTCCTTGGCTGAGTTCGCGAGCTGAATTGCCACAGCCATCTAGTCACGAAACCTGGATAACGGATACTATTCATGGTGGGAAGGCGGCAGAGAGTGCGCCAATAATCGATGCCGATACATCCTATGATTCACCCAACACTTATCTCACTCAAGAAGCTCTCGAGCTTCCCGAACGTCAGTGTACCTTATGTCTCGAGCCTAGGGGCACTGGAGAAGGCAGTGGAGGGACTGTTGCTGTGACAGAATGTGGGCATGTGTTCTGTTGGGGATGTTTAGGTGGCCTTGAAAAG CTGGAATGCCCTTTGTGCAGACAGTCATTACGGATGGAAAGGCTTATCGCAGCATACAATCTATAG
- a CDS encoding serine-threonine protein phosphatase, whose translation MVSVISLLLLYFFTCRTTSSQDTSAPNVPTREADGAAYRQRLVAVGDLHGDIDNAKRVLQMARIIGGDSKWVAGTDILVQTGDIIDRGAHADDIYRLMQSLRGQAASEGGKVVSILGNHEMMNAIGDWRYVTKDDIARFGGTKARQHALSAEGWLGQEWMANYSITALVPISPHPSSPTFSFTHGSLRPSYANLTPYPAAINNLGHSLLTKALTPPMAPPYPPNPYSGLPKGTTHEEADLYAEGGPLWWRGLAEREEVQVCEWAKELKQKIGARRIIGGHTPNFEKVVARCNASVIIIDTGISSAYGGVLSALEIIYTLTPVDRRGRDHSQDPFLLSTGSESIGLKGRFIEREEVHAIYEKSRKWLALEEREVVLD comes from the exons ATGGTCTCTGTAATCTCTTTGCTTCTGCTCTACTTTTTTACTTGTCGTACCACATCGTCTCAGGACACCTCTGCACCCAATGTACCAACTCGTGAGGCCGATGGGGCGGCCTACAGACAAAGGCTAGTAGCCGTTGGGGATCTACATGGCG ACATTGACAATGCCAAGAGAGTCCTTCAAATGGCTCGGATAATTGGCGGCGACTCAAAATGGGTTGCTGGGACGGACATTCTCGTTCAAACTGGCGACATTATAGACCGCGGGGCTCACGCAGATGACATTTACCGGTTGATGCAATCATTGAGAGGCCAAGCTGCAAGTGAAGGAGGCAAGGTTGTCAGTATATTGGGCAATCACGAGATGATGAACGCCATAGGAGATTGGAG ATACGTAACTAAGGACGACATAGCCAGATTTGGGGGTACGAAAGCCAGGCAGCATGCCTTGTCAGCCGAAGGATGGCTGGGACAGGAATGGATGGCAAA TTATTCGATAACAGCACTAGTGCCTATTTCACCCCATCCATCGTCGCCTACGTTTTCTTTCACCCATGGATCCCTTCGTCCCTCTTATGCGAATCTCACTCCCTATCCCGCAGCCATAAATAATCTTGGTCATTCCCTTTTAACCAAAGCACTCACGCCTCCCATGGCGCCACCCTACCCGCCCAACCCTTACTCCGGCTTGCCAAAGGGTACAACacatgaagaagctgatcTGTATGCTGAGGGTGGACCTTTGTGGTGGAGAGGCTTAgctgaaagggaagaagtgcAAGTATGTGAATGGGCAAAGGAATTGAAGCAAAAAATTGGTGCAAGGAGAATTATTGGG GGTCACACACCCAACTTTGAAAAGGTTGTGGCAAGATGCAACGCAtctgtcatcatcatcgacacTGGTATCTCCTCAGCGTATGGGGGAGTTCTCTCGGCCCTTGAGATTATCTACACATTAACGCCTGTTGATCGTCGTGGACGAGACCACAGTCAAGATCCTTTTTTGCTCTCTACCGGTAGCGAGTCCATAGGTTTGAAAGGGCGATTCATCGAAAGGGAGGAAGTCCATGCTATCTATGAAAAATCAAGAAAGTGGCTGGCTCttgaagagagggaagttGTGCTGGATTAG
- a CDS encoding septum formation protein Maf, producing the protein MAAYNPVGPTALSLPIFKKLANRRVVLASASPRRKEIFANAGFFPEIIPSTFAEDLPHSRFQGHLADYPIATGAEKAMEVYERLVKQDAENPPDLVISADTVVVFPPEKDTAEGGSAHGEVSEILEKPINKDEQARSLGHMSGRKCEVITGISIVYPTVEYPGFKVHSISCSTLVKFYDNTPQTIQAYVNSNEGIDRAGGFAIQGLGGILIEGIEGNYDNCVGFPSAPFWRWMSELDADGVFDEAWE; encoded by the exons ATGGCCGCCTACAACCCTGTCGGTCCCACcgctctctcccttcccatATTCAAGAAACTCGCCAACCGACGCGTCGTCCTGGCCTCTGCAAGTCCCCGCCGTAAAGAGATATTTGCCAATGCT GGTTTCTTTCCTGAGATTATCCCATCGACTTTTGCAGAGGATCTTCCCCACTCGAGGTTCCAAGGCCACTTGGCAGATTACCCTATAGCCACTGGGGCTGAAAAG GCGATGGAAGTCTATGAGCGTCTTGTCAAGCAAGATGCCGAAAACCCTCCTGACCTTGTCATATCAG CGGATACTGTTGTAGTCTTCCCACCTGAGAAAGATACAGCCGAAGGTGGTTCTGCTCACGGAGAAGTTTCGGAAATCTTGGAAAAGCCCATAAACAAGGACGAACAG GCCAGAAGCTTGGGACACATGTCTGGAAGGAAGTGTGAAGTTATTACAGGTATTTCCATAG TGTATCCTACAGTTGAATATCCGGGATTCAAAGTCCA TTCCATTTCTTGCTCAACTTTGGTCAAGTTTTACGACAACACT CCCCAGACGATCCAGGCGTATGTGAACTCAAATGAGGGGATAGATCGTGCTGGAGGTTTTGCCATCCAA GGATTGGGGGGAATCCTAATTGAGGGTATAGAAGGCAACTATGACAACTGCGTCGG ATTTCCCTCTGCACCATTCTGGCGGTGGATGTCGGAGCTTGATGCGGACGGCGTTTTCGATGAAGCATGGGAATGA